Genomic window (Bacillota bacterium):
ACTGGCGGGACTCCTTACTGCCGCCAGTTCACCGCGCGGCTGAATGATCGCTACCGGCCTTGTGTGTTGGCCTGCCGGGAGGGTCTTCCCGCGTGCCCGTGCCTGGTCCACCAGATCGCGGAGTTCTTGCGCGAACTTGGTGTGCCCCTGCCGGGCCTCTTGCGCGGCCACCTGCAACGCAACGGCATAAAACCGCTCGTCGTCGCCTTCAGCGTGAGTGCGGATCAGAGCCTTTAGATAGTCCGATTTGCTCACGGGGTGGGCCCGCCTTTCACCCGGCTGACATGGTATCCCACATTTCTCATTCTAGCGATCCGAACTCCTGCACGTCAATCTTTCCCGTCACTGCGGCGGAGATGAGCGCCGTACGGTATTCCTTGAGCCGCTCGATGCCCTCATGGATCTTAGCGATGAGCGCGTCGATCTTCGCCGTCTCGCGGTCGAGGAAGGCAGCGATAGCACGTTGTTCGGGGAGAGGTGGTCTCGGGGCGTGAATCGATGCCACAACACTGA
Coding sequences:
- a CDS encoding AAA family ATPase, whose product is MSKSDYLKALIRTHAEGDDERFYAVALQVAAQEARQGHTKFAQELRDLVDQARARGKTLPAGQHTRPVAIIQPRGELAAVRSPAS